Part of the Triticum urartu cultivar G1812 unplaced genomic scaffold, Tu2.1 TuUngrouped_contig_10507, whole genome shotgun sequence genome, GGCTCTTGTTGCCGCTGTAGAGCTTGCTGCCCGTTATATTACCGGTACGTTTGTGAAATCGTCGAGAAATTATTTGGTCTACTCTTTTAAATTGGTGCATCTTGAAGAAAATTGTGAACTTTTTTGTTCCAGGTCGCATATTTCCTGATAAAGCAATTGATCTCATGGACGAGGCGTGCACTGCGGTAAAGTTGCGTGTAAGCAAACAAAGAGAAATAAATGCACCGGGGGAGATACTGGTTGGTCCAGGCCATGTCACACAGGTCATTCATCTCATGTCTCAGTAGCTTCTACTATTTCATTATTATGCTCTTAGTTACCATTTTCTAATCTTGTATGAAGATTGTGAGCCGGTCGACTGGAATTCCTATCACTACACTTGATCAAGAGGAGGAAAAACTGACTTGTCTAATAGATAGACTTCATGAGCGAGTAGTTGGACAGAATGAAGCACTTAGTTTGGTTGCACAAGCAGTGCTACGTTCTAGGGTCGGCATTGATAAAGCAGGTCAACCGATATGTTCTTTCCTCTTTTTGGGCTCGATTGGTGTTGGAAAGACAGAACTTGCTAAAGCTCTTGCCGAGAAGCTATTTAGTAATGAGAAAATGTTAGTTCATTTTGACATGTCTGAATATGCTGAGAGTGGATCTTTGTCGCGTCTCATTGGAGGACCTCGAAGGTTTGACTTGTAAACTTGTTGCAAGTGTATTCTTTTTTATGCTTCATCATCATGTCTCACCTTTTAATTTAACTTCCTAAAGCTATGAAGAAGAGGGACAACTCACTGAGATTGTCAGGCGCCGGCCATATAGTGTTATCCTTTTTGACGAGGTGGATAAGGCAAACCCCTCAATACTCAAGGTTTTTGTTCAACTCCTCAATGATGGTATGTTGGTTGATGGCAAAGGACGAGATGTAGATTTCAAGAATACAATCATTATTATAAGCTCAAATCTAGGATCAGAGCACCTATCAGCTGAAGTGGCGATGGAAAATGCACGTGATCTTCTCATGAAAGAGGTATGTAAATCAGACCCATACTATCCCTTGTAAAGTCCTTAGTGATTGATCGTCATATAATACTTATTCATGCAGATTGAGAAATGCTTCAAGCCTGATCTTATCAACAGATTAAGCGAGATTGCGATATTTGAGCCGCTTTCACACAACAAATTGAGGGAAATTGTGAACATTCAAATGAAGAGTATTGTTGCCAT contains:
- the LOC125526566 gene encoding chaperone protein ClpB1-like; the protein is MIARTTLRVMFKQRLKEAIKQAEDEGSKLILFIDEMHMLIGAGDRSGTADTANILKPALTRGRLCCIGATTSQEYYRYIEQDVAFERRFQKVEIGEPSLQTTIAILRGLKQKYQEHHGVEIDDEALVAAVELAARYITGRIFPDKAIDLMDEACTAVKLRVSKQREINAPGEILIVSRSTGIPITTLDQEEEKLTCLIDRLHERVVGQNEALSLVAQAVLRSRVGIDKAGQPICSFLFLGSIGVGKTELAKALAEKLFSNEKMLVHFDMSEYAESGSLSRLIGGPRSYEEEGQLTEIVRRRPYSVILFDEVDKANPSILKVFVQLLNDGMLVDGKGRDVDFKNTIIIISSNLGSEHLSAEVAMENARDLLMKEIEKCFKPDLINRLSEIAIFEPLSHNKLREIVNIQMKSIVAMMANKCVSLSVTDAAMEVILSESHDMVHGARNIKMWVRKHVMIILSNMLVNREACKGSTISIDASDD